One Baekduia alba genomic window, GGCAGCAGCCACTCGACCAGCACGACGTTGGCGAGCACCGCGATCGGCCCGACCGAGATGTCGAGCCCGCCGCCGCCGGAGACGATGGCCGGGGTGGAGGCCATGGCGACGATCGCGAACGGCACGAGCGTCGCCAGCTCGGTGGGCCAGTTGCCGGGCTTGCCGAAGCTCGGCTCGGCGAGGATGTTGGCGACCAGCAGGACGAGGGCCAGCGCGGCCGCGAAGACGAACGGGCGCGTGCGCAGCAGCTCACGGAGATCAGGCATCGGCGGCCTCGCCGAAGAACGCGGCGACGAGCGCCTGGCGGTTGAGGGCGTCGCGCGGCAGCTCGGCCGCGACCTGGCCTTCTCGGAAGACGACGACGCGATCCATCAGCTCGACGTGCTCGTCGACCTCGGTGGAGAGCATCACGATCGCCATGCCGTCGGCGGCGAGGTCCAGCAGGAGGGCGTAGAGGTCGCGCTTGGCGTTGATGTCCACGCCGCGCGTGGGGTCGTTGAGCAGCAGCACCTCGGGCTCGGTCGCCAGCCAGCGGGCCATGACGACCTTCTGCTGGTTGCCGCCCGAGAGCGTGGTGATCGCATCCTCGGGGTCGCCGAGCTTGATCCGCAGCCGGTCGACGTACTCGCCCAGGCGCGCGCGCGTGCGCGCGGGAGAGAGCAGTCCGCGGCGCGCGTCGCGGCCGAGGGTGACGATGCCGAAGTTCTCGCGGATGGACTTGGACTCGAAGATCGACTCGGCGCGGCGCTCCCGCGGGACGTAGGCGGCCCGCGCCCCGGCGCTCGTCGCGAGCGCGCGCAGGAACGCGTCCTGGCCGTGGCCTTCGAGGCCGGCCAACCCGACGAGCTCTCCGGCCCGGAGCGTGAAGCCCTCGACCTCCAGGACCACGTCGCCCGGCGCGGTGTGCGCGCGCTCGGCCGCGCCGGCGGCCAGGTGGTCGGCGCCGGTCATGAGCCGCACGAGCTCGGCGGCCGTGGCCTCGTGGCGCGCCAGCGTGGCGACGGTGTCGCCGGAGCGCATCACGGTGCAGCGGTCGCCGATGTCGGCGATCTCGTCCATGCGATGGGAGATGAAGATCACCGACGTCCCGGCCGCGGTGCTCTCGCGCAGCAGGGCGAAGAGGCGGTTGCGCGTCTCGATGTCCAGCGCTGAGGTCGCCTCGTCGAGGATCAGGACGCGCGGCTCGCGGACCAGCGCACGCGCCAGGCAGCAGGCCTGCCGCTCGCTGAGGGTGAGGTGCTCGACCGGGCGGTCGAGATCGGGCGCGGTGCCGAGCAGCCGCTCGAGGATCGTGGCGGCGCGCGCACGCTTCTCCTCGAGCGCCACCGCGGTGCGCAGAACCCCGTCGACGCCCATCCACACGTTCTCGAGCACCGACCGCGGCTCGACGACGAGCACCTCCTGGAAGACCGTGGCGATGCCGGCGCGCGCCGCCTGCGCCGGCGAGGTGAGCTTCGTCGCGTCGGTGCCGGGGAGGTCGAGCTGCCCGCTGTCGGGGCGGTGGATCCCGGAGAGGATCTTCACCAGCGTCGACTTGCCCGAGCCGTTCTCGCCGACGATGCAGTGCACCTCGCCGGCGCGCAGCTCGAACGAGCACGCGCGCAGCGCCTTCGTGGGCCCGAAGGCCTTGGCCAGGTTGTCGGCTCGCAGCGCGACGGGGCGTTCGGTTCCTGGACCGAGCGCGGGATCCGTCTCGCCGGCCGGGCGCACACCGCTCACCAGCATCAGCTCTCCTCTCTCAAGAACCGCCGCGGTGGACCCGAAGGCGCGTTCTAATTCGGCATGTGTACCGGAGTCGCGACGGCGAAGTCAAGCCAAACCCGAATCATCGTTCTAGCTCTTGACAGGGGCAGCGCGTTCGGCCTAGTCTCGAATTAGAACGACGGTTCGCGTTACTTCAGGAGGAGAGACCTAGATGTCCGAAGTGCTGCTGTCCCAGCTCGCCTATGCCGAGCTCATCAGCCCCAAGCCCGAGGCGACCGTGAAGTGGATGGTCGACGTCCTCGGGCTCGAGGTGGCCCAGCGTGAGGGCCAGTCGGTGTACCTCCGCGGCTGGGCGGAATGGCTGCACTCGAGCCTGATCGTCACCGAGGGTCCTGAGACGGCGCTCGGGAGCATCGGGTGGCGCGCCTACGGACCCGGCGACCCGGAGGTCCTCGCCGAGCGCGTCGAGGCTTCCGGCGCGGGGGTCGGCTGGGTCGCGGAGCGCCCGGGGCGCGGCGCCGCCTACCAGTACCGCGCGCCGTACGGCCAGCACCTGCACGAGGTCTTCTGGGAGGTCGAGCGCTACGAGGCCCCGCCGGAGAAGGTCGACCACGGCTTGCTCAACCGCCCGCAGAAGAACCCCGGCCGCGGCGCCCAGGCGCGCTACATCGACCACGTGACGATCGCGTCGCCCAAGATGGTCGAGGACATCGAGTTCTACAAGACGCTCGGCCAGCGCCACACGGCGATCATGCACGTCGAGCCCGGCTTCAACGTCTTCGCGACGATGACGTGCAACGGCATCCGGCCGACGCACGACCTCGGCATGGTGCCGGACTTCTCCGGCGCGACCGGCCGCGTCAACCACATCGCCTTCCGCGTCGACCAGCGCTCCGACGTCGAGCGCGCCGCCGAGGCGTTCCTCGCCGCCGACACGCCGATCGAGTTCGGTCCCGGCATCCACGGCATCGACGAGATCACCTACCTGTACGTGCGCGAGCCGGGTGGCATGCGCATCGAGATCAACGCCGGCGGCTGGGTCAACGCCGAGCCCGACTTCGAGCGCAAGGACTGGCACGTCAGGCAGGGCGGCACGACGGTGTGGCAGAACCTCGAGATGCCGCAGTCGATGATGGAGTGCTGGCCGGAGGTCCACGGCGAGCAGGCCGAAGTCGGCCGCGAGGGCTTCGAGTCGACCGACCTGTTCGTCCCGGGCAGCTAGCGTCGCGCCATGGCTGACATCCAGAAGGCGCTCGTCGTCGGCGGCGGCATCGGCGGCCTCACCGCGGCGATCGCGCTGCGCGGCATCGGCGTCGACGTCGACCTCGTCGAGAAGAACCCGCGCTGGGACGTCTACGGCGTGGGCATCATCCAACCGCCCAACGCGCTGCGCGCCCTCGACGCGCTCGGCCTGGCCGAGGCGTGCGTCGCGGCCGGCCATCCCATCCTGGGTGGGCGCAACCACCTCGCCGACGGGACCGTCGTCGCCAACGACGACTACCCGCCGGTCGACCCGCGCTTCCCGCCGATGAACGGGCTCACGCGGCCCGCGCTGCACGAGATCCTGAAGTCGCGGCTGCGGGACGAGGGCGTCGCGGTGCGGCTCGGCGAGGTCGTGAGCCAGCTGACGCAGCGCACCGACGGCGTCACGGTGGCGTTCAGCGACGGGACGACCGAGGACTACGACCTGGTCATCGGGGCCGACGGCCTGTACTCGCAGACCCGCACGATGCTGTTCGGCGACGAGCTGCGCCCGCGCTATACCGGCCAGACCGCCTGGCGCTACAACGCGCCGCGGATCGACGGCCTCGACCGGATCCACATCTACATCGGGGGAGAAGGTGGCACCGCCGGTCTCGTCCCGCTGTCTGACTCGCTGATGTACGTCCTGTACATCACCAAGTGGCCGCAGGACCGGCTGAAGATCCCGGCGGAGGAGCTGCCCGCGCTCATGCGGTCGCGCCTGGAGATCTTCGGCGGCGAGATCGCCGACGTCCGCGAGCAGATCACCGACCCGGAGGGCGTCGTCTTCCGGCCCGTCGACAACATCCTGGTGCCGCGCCCCTGGTACCGAGGCCGCGTGCTGCTGATCGGAGACGCCGCGCACGGGACGTCGCCGCACGCCGGGCAGGGCGCGGCGCAGGCCGTCGAGGACGCGTTGGTCCTGACGCAGGAGCTCGAGGGCGGGGGCGGGATCGACGCGGTCCTGGAGCGCTTCATGGACCGGCGGTTCGAGCGCTGCAAGGCGGTGGTGGAGCTGTCGGCGTCGATCGGCGCGTGGGAGCAGAACCCCGACCCGTCGATCGACCCCAACGACATCCGGCACGAGCTCATCGCGCTCTGCGCTCAGCCGGTGTGACCGGAACATGACGCTGGTCACGTCGCCTCCACAGACGATCCCGCCGCCGATCGCGGCGCCACGATCGTCGTCTGCGCTCGTCATCGCCGACGAGTGCTCCT contains:
- a CDS encoding VOC family protein, giving the protein MSEVLLSQLAYAELISPKPEATVKWMVDVLGLEVAQREGQSVYLRGWAEWLHSSLIVTEGPETALGSIGWRAYGPGDPEVLAERVEASGAGVGWVAERPGRGAAYQYRAPYGQHLHEVFWEVERYEAPPEKVDHGLLNRPQKNPGRGAQARYIDHVTIASPKMVEDIEFYKTLGQRHTAIMHVEPGFNVFATMTCNGIRPTHDLGMVPDFSGATGRVNHIAFRVDQRSDVERAAEAFLAADTPIEFGPGIHGIDEITYLYVREPGGMRIEINAGGWVNAEPDFERKDWHVRQGGTTVWQNLEMPQSMMECWPEVHGEQAEVGREGFESTDLFVPGS
- a CDS encoding sugar ABC transporter ATP-binding protein, with the protein product MSGVRPAGETDPALGPGTERPVALRADNLAKAFGPTKALRACSFELRAGEVHCIVGENGSGKSTLVKILSGIHRPDSGQLDLPGTDATKLTSPAQAARAGIATVFQEVLVVEPRSVLENVWMGVDGVLRTAVALEEKRARAATILERLLGTAPDLDRPVEHLTLSERQACCLARALVREPRVLILDEATSALDIETRNRLFALLRESTAAGTSVIFISHRMDEIADIGDRCTVMRSGDTVATLARHEATAAELVRLMTGADHLAAGAAERAHTAPGDVVLEVEGFTLRAGELVGLAGLEGHGQDAFLRALATSAGARAAYVPRERRAESIFESKSIRENFGIVTLGRDARRGLLSPARTRARLGEYVDRLRIKLGDPEDAITTLSGGNQQKVVMARWLATEPEVLLLNDPTRGVDINAKRDLYALLLDLAADGMAIVMLSTEVDEHVELMDRVVVFREGQVAAELPRDALNRQALVAAFFGEAADA
- a CDS encoding FAD-dependent monooxygenase; this translates as MADIQKALVVGGGIGGLTAAIALRGIGVDVDLVEKNPRWDVYGVGIIQPPNALRALDALGLAEACVAAGHPILGGRNHLADGTVVANDDYPPVDPRFPPMNGLTRPALHEILKSRLRDEGVAVRLGEVVSQLTQRTDGVTVAFSDGTTEDYDLVIGADGLYSQTRTMLFGDELRPRYTGQTAWRYNAPRIDGLDRIHIYIGGEGGTAGLVPLSDSLMYVLYITKWPQDRLKIPAEELPALMRSRLEIFGGEIADVREQITDPEGVVFRPVDNILVPRPWYRGRVLLIGDAAHGTSPHAGQGAAQAVEDALVLTQELEGGGGIDAVLERFMDRRFERCKAVVELSASIGAWEQNPDPSIDPNDIRHELIALCAQPV